A genomic stretch from Sphingobacterium sp. ML3W includes:
- a CDS encoding polysaccharide biosynthesis/export family protein, with product MKKFTLWIILLGLGLFTSCMTSKKVVYVNDMVPNIDYQMLEVPMLKLQKSDRLSIKISAKNPELAAPFNVIGGNYVADEKGSRSNTSGNNQDAPTYLIDQQGNITFPILGNFHLEGLTLEQVRDLLVNRLSEGGYIKDAIVKVELLNLKVNLMGEVNRVGIIDVPDARINLLEAISKAGGLTRNAASDRVTVIREENGVRKKILNDIGSQDIFDSPAYYLQQNDIVYVEPVGAESTPREDRTWRFTSIAMGVVSIILATLTLLK from the coding sequence ATGAAAAAATTCACTTTATGGATTATTTTGCTTGGTTTAGGTCTATTTACTTCGTGTATGACCTCCAAGAAAGTGGTATATGTCAACGACATGGTTCCAAATATAGACTATCAAATGCTCGAGGTACCGATGTTAAAATTGCAGAAAAGTGACCGGCTGAGTATCAAAATCAGTGCTAAGAACCCCGAACTGGCGGCTCCATTCAATGTGATAGGAGGCAATTACGTTGCTGATGAAAAAGGGAGTAGATCGAATACGAGTGGTAATAATCAGGATGCGCCAACTTATCTGATTGACCAGCAGGGTAATATTACTTTTCCGATTTTGGGCAACTTTCATCTCGAAGGGTTGACTCTAGAGCAGGTACGTGATCTTTTGGTTAATCGATTATCAGAAGGTGGATACATTAAAGATGCAATTGTCAAAGTTGAGCTATTGAACCTGAAAGTCAACCTGATGGGCGAGGTCAACCGCGTGGGTATCATTGATGTGCCCGATGCACGCATCAATTTATTGGAAGCCATTTCCAAGGCTGGAGGGCTAACACGTAATGCCGCTTCAGACCGTGTGACCGTTATTCGCGAGGAGAATGGAGTTCGCAAAAAGATCCTGAACGATATTGGATCTCAGGATATTTTTGACTCCCCCGCTTATTATCTTCAGCAGAATGATATTGTATATGTAGAGCCCGTAGGTGCAGAAAGTACTCCACGTGAAGACAGAACCTGGCGATTCACCTCCATAGCAATGGGTGTGGTTTCCATCATCTTAGCAACATTGACGTTGCTAAAATAA
- a CDS encoding nucleotidyltransferase family protein encodes MENNRIERAFFFLLKSGLWGENIWEADLFPLSAEEWSAVYARAVEQTVEGLLYDGLLLLAPENLPPREMRQKWSVLVDRVERSNRLSNDIIAEQHIFFMTHGLCPILLKGQGVAVAYRVPQHRVCGDIDWYFDKGRHFDLAQLQLTKKGVPTLGRGSPVYLWKGYETDLHDRLFDFHNPFSKNLLKQIRADFPDTTLTIGGREIAVLAPQIQVVQITAHILKHSLSFGIGLRQFCDLAALYDKYAAKLDGKRLELLYSDLGVINWISAVHQLLVDYIGLPADKLPFASNTMDSGLSIIDEVWHGGNFGFTDTSYIKETEGPYIVRKNKTGMLLRRLTKYFSHAPKEALWFPFIHLLNKRKR; translated from the coding sequence ATGGAAAATAATAGAATTGAAAGAGCTTTCTTTTTTTTATTGAAGAGTGGCTTATGGGGTGAAAATATATGGGAGGCTGACTTGTTTCCGCTATCGGCAGAGGAATGGTCAGCAGTTTATGCCCGCGCTGTGGAGCAAACAGTTGAAGGTTTGTTGTACGATGGATTGTTATTATTGGCACCCGAAAATTTACCTCCCAGAGAAATGCGACAAAAATGGTCCGTATTGGTCGACAGGGTCGAGCGTAGCAACCGCTTATCCAACGATATTATAGCAGAACAACACATATTTTTTATGACGCATGGTTTGTGCCCAATCTTACTAAAAGGCCAGGGGGTCGCGGTGGCTTACAGAGTACCCCAGCACCGTGTCTGTGGTGATATCGATTGGTATTTTGATAAAGGAAGACACTTTGATTTGGCCCAGTTGCAACTCACCAAAAAAGGTGTGCCAACGTTGGGGAGAGGGAGTCCCGTTTATCTCTGGAAAGGTTATGAAACAGACCTTCATGATCGCCTGTTTGATTTCCACAATCCATTCTCCAAAAATCTGTTGAAACAGATAAGGGCAGATTTTCCAGATACAACCCTCACAATCGGAGGGCGCGAGATAGCCGTACTGGCACCTCAGATTCAAGTTGTTCAGATTACAGCACACATTCTTAAGCATTCACTATCTTTTGGTATCGGTCTCCGTCAATTTTGTGATCTGGCCGCACTTTATGACAAATACGCGGCAAAACTTGATGGCAAGCGATTGGAACTCCTCTATAGTGATCTTGGTGTAATAAATTGGATATCAGCGGTACACCAACTACTGGTAGACTATATCGGTTTGCCGGCGGATAAACTGCCTTTTGCAAGCAATACGATGGACTCTGGTCTGTCTATCATAGATGAGGTCTGGCACGGTGGCAACTTTGGCTTTACTGATACATCCTATATTAAGGAAACAGAAGGCCCCTATATTGTTCGTAAAAACAAGACGGGCATGCTGTTGCGACGGCTAACAAAATATTTCTCCCATGCACCTAAAGAAGCCTTATGGTTTCCGTTTATCCATCTTTTAAATAAAAGAAAGCGATGA
- a CDS encoding glycosyltransferase — METTKSLKILQLGKFYPIRGGVEKVMYDLMLGLSAQQVHCDMLCASTEGHPASVIKINDYATLFVVNTSIKVAGTMLAPGMIARLRQIAHHYDIIHIHHPDPMATLALYLSGFKKKVILHWHSDILKQKTLLKLYKPLQNWLIKRADKIVGTTPVYVRESPFLQHVQHKVDYVPIGVNAIEQEASGIEEIRKRYPNKIIVFAVGRLVEYKGYEYLIRAAQALDERFHVIIGGKGPLHDQLQKLVGDLKLEERVSMIGFVRDEELSSYFAAADIFCLSSIWKTEAFAIVQIEAMSCGKPVISTKIPGSGVSWVNQHDVSGLVVPPENPEELSLAIRRVGTDPTLYQQYAAGSKQRYRTYFTREKMVEKCRQIYGK, encoded by the coding sequence ATGGAAACAACAAAAAGTTTAAAGATATTGCAATTGGGGAAATTCTATCCGATCAGGGGTGGAGTTGAGAAAGTGATGTATGACCTTATGTTGGGACTATCTGCCCAACAGGTACACTGCGATATGTTATGTGCCTCGACTGAAGGGCACCCTGCTTCCGTTATCAAAATCAATGATTATGCCACGTTGTTTGTGGTCAATACATCCATAAAAGTGGCGGGCACTATGTTGGCTCCGGGTATGATCGCTAGGCTTCGACAGATTGCTCACCATTATGATATTATCCATATCCATCATCCAGATCCAATGGCCACATTGGCCCTTTATCTTTCAGGATTTAAGAAAAAGGTCATCTTGCATTGGCATTCGGATATTCTTAAGCAAAAAACATTGCTCAAGTTATATAAACCGCTCCAGAACTGGTTGATAAAAAGAGCAGATAAAATTGTTGGTACCACGCCGGTATATGTACGGGAGTCGCCCTTTTTGCAGCATGTACAACATAAAGTTGATTATGTGCCCATTGGCGTAAATGCTATTGAACAGGAGGCATCGGGTATAGAAGAAATTAGAAAACGTTATCCGAACAAAATCATTGTCTTCGCTGTAGGACGTCTCGTAGAATACAAAGGATATGAGTATCTGATTCGTGCAGCTCAAGCGCTAGATGAACGTTTTCATGTCATTATTGGCGGAAAGGGTCCCCTTCATGATCAGCTTCAGAAGCTGGTCGGCGATTTGAAACTAGAAGAAAGAGTGAGTATGATCGGGTTTGTCCGTGATGAGGAACTGTCCAGTTATTTTGCAGCAGCGGATATTTTTTGTTTAAGCTCTATCTGGAAAACGGAGGCTTTTGCTATTGTGCAGATCGAAGCCATGTCCTGTGGAAAGCCTGTAATATCAACAAAAATTCCGGGCTCAGGCGTAAGCTGGGTAAATCAGCATGACGTCTCCGGTTTGGTTGTCCCTCCGGAAAATCCCGAGGAACTTTCCCTTGCGATTCGTCGAGTCGGTACCGATCCAACACTTTATCAGCAATATGCAGCGGGAAGTAAGCAACGGTATCGTACCTATTTTACGAGAGAGAAAATGGTAGAAAAATGTAGGCAGATATATGGAAAATAA
- a CDS encoding glycosyltransferase family 1 protein: protein MKTIVISAVNLNKGGTLTILRNCLAYLSALAEGGAYRIIAIVYKRELADYPHIDYIETQWPKKRWINRLWYEYVSLKKISRQIGVIDLWFSLHDTTPAVYAKRQAVYCHNPFPFYRWTLAECFRAPKIVLFALFSRWIYRVGIKKNSAVIVQQQWLKNEFKHMFALSPKDIILALPNKLQPVEDCNTIPEREAGKYTFIYPAASDSHKNFESICRSVEILEKKYGLLNFTVYITLRGNENSYAKWIHERWGSLQSLVFIGFQPRHALFAYYQQSDCLLFPSKVETWGLPITEFADFGKAMLLADFPYAHETAAGSSKTAFFDPDRPEQLAVQMRRLIEKDETFLQAIPHPVLERPVTHNWKELFDLLLKGTKN from the coding sequence ATGAAAACAATTGTTATATCTGCTGTAAATCTAAATAAGGGTGGGACATTGACGATTCTTCGCAATTGTCTGGCCTATCTTTCTGCGCTGGCCGAAGGCGGCGCTTATCGCATCATTGCTATAGTCTATAAACGTGAATTGGCAGATTACCCACATATTGACTATATCGAGACACAATGGCCGAAGAAAAGATGGATCAATCGCCTTTGGTATGAATATGTGTCCCTCAAGAAAATTTCTAGGCAAATAGGTGTTATTGATCTTTGGTTTTCTTTGCACGATACGACGCCTGCTGTATATGCAAAAAGACAAGCGGTTTATTGTCATAATCCATTCCCTTTCTATCGCTGGACGCTGGCGGAGTGTTTTCGGGCACCTAAAATTGTACTATTTGCCTTATTCAGTAGGTGGATTTACCGCGTTGGTATAAAAAAGAATAGTGCAGTTATCGTACAGCAGCAATGGCTGAAAAATGAGTTTAAGCATATGTTTGCGCTCTCTCCAAAAGATATAATCCTTGCTTTGCCCAATAAATTACAACCTGTTGAGGATTGCAATACCATACCAGAACGAGAAGCAGGAAAATATACCTTTATCTATCCCGCGGCCTCTGACAGCCATAAAAACTTTGAGAGCATCTGTCGTTCGGTTGAAATCCTTGAGAAAAAATACGGTCTGCTCAATTTTACTGTATATATCACCTTACGTGGTAATGAAAATAGCTATGCCAAGTGGATCCATGAGCGGTGGGGATCATTACAAAGCTTAGTCTTTATTGGATTTCAGCCCCGGCATGCATTATTTGCTTATTATCAGCAAAGTGATTGTCTCCTGTTTCCCTCAAAGGTCGAAACTTGGGGTTTACCCATTACGGAGTTTGCCGACTTCGGTAAAGCGATGTTACTAGCTGATTTTCCTTATGCACACGAAACAGCAGCAGGGAGTTCCAAAACTGCCTTTTTTGATCCCGATCGGCCGGAGCAACTTGCCGTGCAGATGCGGCGATTGATTGAGAAAGACGAGACTTTCCTGCAGGCGATTCCGCATCCAGTGCTGGAGCGGCCGGTGACGCATAATTGGAAAGAACTATTTGATTTATTATTGAAAGGCACTAAAAATTGA
- a CDS encoding glycosyltransferase family 4 protein, which translates to MKSLDKKIKIAYCISSLYKAGGMERVLANKANYLARNGYEITIITTDQKQRGHYFELDPAIQCIDLGINYEDSNGEGLFQKLYSYPSKQRLHYSRLTQALIALKVNITISMFDHEVGFLWKIKDGSYKLLEVHFSRFKRLQYGKKGIWGMVNRYRSNLDLKYVKKYKRFIVLTQEDRGYWGNLDHITVIPNANTFQPEERSALDEKTVIAVGRFDHQKKFEDLIQIWALVVSDFPDWKLKIFGKGEQHSFLQGWIDRLGLNKQISLCEPVKDIQKEYLKSSIIAVTSRYEGWSMALAEGQSCGLPMVSYACKCGPKDIIEAGRNGFLIAEGDKQDFAAKLKLLMGDDTRRLIMGCEAKQMSRRFSKEKVMKQWLNLFKEVQQA; encoded by the coding sequence ATGAAATCTTTAGATAAAAAAATAAAAATAGCCTATTGCATTTCCAGCTTATACAAGGCTGGGGGAATGGAACGGGTACTGGCCAACAAAGCCAACTATCTAGCGAGAAATGGATATGAAATTACCATTATCACAACAGATCAAAAACAGCGCGGACATTATTTTGAATTAGATCCGGCTATTCAATGCATTGACCTTGGGATTAATTATGAGGATAGTAATGGAGAAGGCTTGTTTCAAAAGTTATACAGCTATCCTAGTAAGCAACGGTTGCACTATAGTCGACTCACACAAGCCTTAATAGCTCTCAAAGTAAACATTACGATCTCTATGTTCGATCACGAAGTTGGTTTTCTTTGGAAAATAAAAGATGGCAGTTACAAATTATTGGAGGTTCATTTTTCCCGTTTTAAAAGATTGCAATACGGCAAGAAAGGAATCTGGGGAATGGTTAACCGATATCGTAGTAACCTGGATTTAAAATACGTAAAAAAATACAAACGTTTTATTGTTCTGACGCAAGAAGACCGCGGTTATTGGGGCAATCTGGATCATATTACTGTAATTCCAAATGCGAATACCTTTCAACCCGAAGAGCGTTCGGCACTGGACGAAAAGACAGTAATCGCTGTGGGGCGGTTTGACCATCAAAAGAAATTTGAAGACCTCATTCAAATTTGGGCTTTAGTAGTCTCTGATTTCCCGGATTGGAAACTGAAAATTTTTGGAAAAGGTGAACAGCACAGTTTCCTACAGGGATGGATAGATCGCTTGGGCTTAAATAAGCAGATTAGCTTGTGTGAGCCTGTTAAGGATATTCAAAAAGAATACCTTAAGAGTTCCATCATTGCAGTGACTTCGCGCTATGAAGGATGGAGCATGGCACTGGCAGAAGGACAGTCATGTGGTCTGCCGATGGTCTCCTATGCTTGTAAATGTGGGCCGAAAGATATTATCGAGGCCGGCAGAAATGGATTTTTAATCGCCGAAGGGGATAAACAAGACTTTGCGGCAAAATTAAAGCTATTAATGGGAGATGACACACGACGACTTATCATGGGATGTGAGGCGAAACAGATGTCCCGTCGCTTTTCGAAGGAAAAAGTGATGAAACAATGGTTGAATTTATTTAAAGAAGTACAACAAGCATGA
- a CDS encoding glycosyltransferase family 2 protein → MRPAISVIVPIFKVERFIERNARQLFMQDMEGVEYIFVDDCSPDNSVAILEKVIAEFPDRAAATSILRHETNKGLPSARNSGLMVAKGEFIFHCDSDDWIEKDALSQLYNTAVSTDSDVVWCDWYLSFKNNERYMSQAPPAYGQVTGFQLVKLMLGGRIRFNVWNKLVKRTLYERVDHWFPDGYGMGEDMTMIRLISHANKVTYLPSALYHYVQLNPEAYTQNMTPRHLDQLLHNVTQTIQFLKSRYGKALDEDIQFFKLNVKLPLLISNDIQSYQRWSDWYPDANAYIKQNPLFNKRIKFIQYAAVNRQYWILKLYYHLVIRFIYGVIFK, encoded by the coding sequence ATGAGACCAGCTATTTCCGTTATCGTGCCTATTTTTAAGGTCGAGCGTTTTATCGAACGCAATGCCCGTCAGCTTTTCATGCAGGACATGGAAGGGGTAGAATATATTTTTGTAGATGACTGCAGTCCCGACAATAGTGTCGCGATTTTAGAAAAGGTGATTGCTGAATTTCCTGATCGGGCAGCAGCGACATCGATCTTAAGACACGAAACAAACAAAGGACTTCCTTCGGCAAGAAATTCGGGGTTAATGGTCGCTAAAGGCGAGTTTATATTTCATTGCGATAGCGATGACTGGATTGAGAAGGATGCGCTTTCACAACTCTACAATACGGCTGTGAGTACTGATTCAGATGTAGTTTGGTGCGATTGGTATCTTTCTTTTAAAAACAATGAGCGCTATATGAGCCAGGCCCCACCGGCATATGGCCAGGTAACGGGATTTCAACTTGTCAAGTTGATGCTTGGCGGACGGATTCGTTTCAATGTCTGGAATAAACTTGTAAAACGTACGCTATATGAGCGTGTTGATCATTGGTTTCCAGACGGGTACGGTATGGGCGAGGATATGACGATGATCAGATTGATTTCGCATGCCAATAAGGTCACCTATCTTCCGTCGGCTTTATATCACTATGTCCAACTCAATCCGGAGGCTTATACACAAAATATGACTCCTAGGCATTTGGATCAGCTGCTTCATAATGTCACTCAAACGATTCAGTTTTTGAAATCGCGCTACGGGAAAGCCTTAGATGAAGATATTCAGTTTTTTAAACTTAATGTCAAATTGCCCCTATTGATATCAAATGATATACAATCCTACCAGCGTTGGTCTGATTGGTACCCCGATGCAAACGCTTATATCAAGCAAAATCCCCTGTTTAATAAAAGGATAAAATTTATTCAATATGCTGCGGTTAATAGGCAGTATTGGATACTCAAACTTTACTATCACTTGGTCATCAGATTTATATACGGTGTCATCTTTAAATAA
- the gmd gene encoding GDP-mannose 4,6-dehydratase produces the protein MKTALITGITGQDGSYLAELLLEKGYMVHGIKRRSSSFNTQRIDHLYADPHEAHVNFKLHYGDLTDSTNIIRIIQEVCPDEIYNLGAMSHVKVSFDSPEYVANVDGIGTLRILEAVRILRLEHKTRVYQASTSELYGQVQEVPQKETTPFYPRSPYGVAKIYGFWITKNYREAYGIYACNGILFNHESPRRGETFVTRKITMAVSAIAMGVQDCLYLGNLNAKRDWGHAKDYVEAMWLMLQQDKAEDYVIATGTTTSVRRFVQLAFAELGIELAFEGSGVNEIGRVKSKIDSNSIINVGDVVVRVDPQYYRPTEVELLVGDPSKAQENLGWKPKTDLAALVKEMVQEDMLMQLKRLRLK, from the coding sequence ATGAAAACTGCATTAATAACAGGAATTACAGGGCAGGATGGTTCCTACCTTGCTGAATTACTACTTGAAAAAGGATATATGGTCCATGGTATCAAACGTAGGTCTTCTTCGTTCAATACACAGCGGATAGATCATTTATATGCAGATCCGCACGAAGCGCATGTCAACTTTAAGCTGCATTACGGTGATCTGACTGATTCAACCAATATAATTCGTATCATTCAGGAAGTTTGTCCCGACGAGATCTACAACCTGGGCGCTATGTCTCATGTCAAAGTTTCTTTTGATTCACCCGAATATGTAGCCAATGTGGACGGTATTGGTACGCTGAGGATTCTGGAAGCAGTTCGTATCTTACGTTTGGAGCATAAAACTCGTGTTTATCAGGCCTCCACATCGGAACTCTATGGCCAAGTACAGGAAGTACCTCAAAAAGAAACTACACCCTTTTATCCACGGTCGCCATACGGTGTTGCTAAAATCTATGGTTTTTGGATTACCAAAAACTATCGTGAAGCCTATGGTATCTATGCTTGCAATGGTATTTTATTTAACCATGAGTCGCCACGTCGAGGTGAAACCTTTGTAACCCGCAAGATTACTATGGCTGTGAGTGCAATTGCGATGGGAGTGCAGGACTGCTTATATCTTGGAAATCTTAATGCTAAACGTGACTGGGGGCATGCTAAAGATTATGTCGAGGCTATGTGGCTTATGTTACAACAGGATAAGGCCGAAGATTATGTCATTGCCACCGGAACAACAACTTCTGTAAGGCGTTTTGTACAATTGGCTTTTGCCGAATTGGGCATTGAACTCGCCTTCGAAGGTAGTGGAGTTAATGAAATTGGCCGGGTAAAATCGAAGATTGATTCCAATAGCATCATCAATGTTGGTGATGTTGTGGTGCGGGTAGACCCACAATACTATCGCCCTACGGAAGTAGAGCTATTAGTTGGAGATCCTTCAAAAGCTCAAGAAAACCTAGGCTGGAAACCAAAAACAGATTTAGCTGCCTTGGTAAAGGAGATGGTTCAGGAAGATATGTTAATGCAGTTGAAGCGATTAAGATTAAAATAA
- a CDS encoding glycosyltransferase, translating into MKHIAVLMTVFNRIEKTISCLQSLFDASLEGLDISFSIFLTDDGSTDGTRERLLATFPDANIQILAGNGQLFWNGGMNHSWRAAIAKGGFDAYLWLNNDSIVLPNIWQELKAADDYSKQKFGKGGIYVGSTYNKEKTALSYGGFNYINKWTLKDQFVLPNGEFQNCQAAHGNITCVSQDVVLKEGIFCDGYQHSGGDHDYSYRAYKHGFPVFILRTYLGICENDHVKGDDTIFRELPLKQRFRYLRSPLGFNLHNSLLFQRRCFPYRFVPVWLAGYTRALFPVFYYKLYNFLR; encoded by the coding sequence ATGAAACATATAGCAGTATTGATGACGGTTTTTAATCGTATAGAAAAGACGATTTCCTGTTTGCAGAGTCTGTTTGACGCATCGCTTGAGGGGCTGGATATTTCTTTTTCCATTTTTCTTACAGATGACGGTAGTACAGATGGCACTAGAGAACGATTGCTAGCTACATTTCCAGACGCCAACATACAAATTTTGGCAGGCAATGGGCAATTATTCTGGAATGGAGGAATGAATCATTCTTGGCGTGCTGCAATTGCAAAAGGCGGTTTTGATGCTTACCTCTGGCTGAATAATGACAGTATTGTTTTGCCTAATATTTGGCAGGAACTTAAAGCCGCAGATGATTATTCCAAGCAAAAATTCGGCAAAGGTGGTATTTATGTAGGGTCTACCTACAATAAAGAAAAAACAGCACTCAGCTACGGCGGCTTTAATTATATCAATAAATGGACCCTAAAGGACCAATTTGTATTACCTAACGGTGAATTCCAAAACTGTCAGGCAGCTCATGGTAATATCACCTGTGTATCTCAAGACGTCGTGCTAAAAGAAGGTATATTCTGCGATGGCTATCAACACAGTGGAGGCGATCACGATTATTCATATCGTGCTTATAAACATGGTTTTCCAGTATTTATTCTACGTACCTATCTCGGGATATGCGAAAATGATCACGTCAAAGGAGACGATACAATATTTAGAGAACTTCCCCTCAAGCAACGTTTTCGCTATCTAAGATCGCCTTTGGGTTTCAATTTGCATAATAGCCTTTTGTTCCAGCGGCGTTGTTTTCCCTACCGCTTTGTACCGGTGTGGCTTGCAGGCTATACGCGAGCTTTATTCCCTGTTTTTTACTATAAATTATACAATTTTCTAAGGTAG
- a CDS encoding glycosyltransferase family 8 protein — protein sequence MNIIPIVFCFDDRLILPAGVCITSLLEHARPDTFYDIFILHASSCSYPSTGYLERLNERYVNFKINYRNVGTVFSDAFEIRNITVAAYYRLMIPDVISEYDKVMYHDVDVIFREDLSELFNSTDMSNYYVGGVSFTGGLQKQERAYLSKLQLNWQEYILSGNLILNLSLLRKDNIVMQFKKEVERSKYRYQDMDIINIVCKGKIKRLPPVFCGTIEIFELASKQQRQSLYSPAELAAVLQIGIVHYNGPKPWNTYCPNMDLWWEYYRNSLYYDPQFYFEFFYLKLDEYDRLPLLKRVKILARYFLKGRLK from the coding sequence TACATTTTATGATATTTTCATCTTACATGCTTCAAGTTGCAGCTATCCATCAACAGGATATTTGGAAAGGTTGAATGAGCGATACGTCAATTTTAAGATAAACTACAGAAATGTAGGAACAGTATTTTCAGATGCTTTTGAAATACGAAACATCACTGTTGCGGCTTACTATCGTTTGATGATTCCAGATGTGATTAGCGAATATGACAAGGTGATGTACCACGATGTAGATGTGATCTTTCGCGAAGATCTATCCGAGCTGTTCAATTCAACAGATATGAGCAACTACTATGTGGGGGGCGTTAGCTTCACGGGAGGGTTGCAAAAACAAGAGCGTGCTTATCTGTCTAAACTGCAATTAAATTGGCAGGAATACATACTATCTGGAAATCTCATTTTGAATCTGTCGCTACTTCGTAAAGACAATATTGTAATGCAGTTCAAGAAAGAGGTGGAGCGATCCAAATATCGTTATCAGGATATGGATATTATCAATATTGTCTGTAAGGGTAAAATCAAGCGACTGCCACCTGTTTTCTGCGGTACAATTGAAATTTTCGAATTAGCATCGAAACAACAGCGACAATCATTGTATTCTCCGGCTGAACTTGCGGCTGTATTGCAGATAGGCATTGTGCATTACAATGGTCCGAAGCCATGGAATACCTATTGTCCTAATATGGACCTATGGTGGGAATATTACCGTAATTCGCTGTACTATGACCCCCAGTTTTATTTTGAGTTTTTCTATTTGAAGCTGGATGAATATGATCGGTTGCCCCTATTGAAAAGAGTGAAAATACTTGCCCGATACTTTTTAAAAGGAAGATTAAAATAA